The following proteins come from a genomic window of Nostoc sp. ATCC 53789:
- a CDS encoding TauD/TfdA family dioxygenase — MPTSTLTKVKISPIDAPLGAIVTDLDASQAIAPEVILQLKEALRDRHILIFKNQKLSDNQLLNFALYFGALFIPSDETPVLASKPGETPVVISISNVDGGYTGTGELTFHSDHKWTPTPSSGSLLYALEIPTHGGNTYWLNTNLAYEALDETTKERIADLQLITYNPFLQDRNAPRPLYRLDKNIPLISPVFPHPLVRTHPESGKKHLYLDAATEVEIVGLEPEEGYKLIEQLRQHLNQPKFYYQHKWSVGDIVYWDNQATLHYRQAFDPNERRVLKRVSLAGSRPF; from the coding sequence ATGCCTACCTCGACTTTGACAAAAGTTAAAATAAGTCCTATCGATGCTCCTTTGGGGGCGATAGTTACCGATCTTGATGCCAGTCAAGCGATCGCACCTGAAGTTATATTACAACTTAAGGAAGCTTTACGCGATCGCCATATATTGATCTTCAAAAACCAAAAGCTCTCTGATAACCAGCTTTTGAACTTTGCTTTATACTTTGGCGCACTCTTTATACCATCTGATGAAACTCCAGTATTAGCTTCTAAACCGGGAGAAACCCCGGTGGTGATTTCGATTTCTAATGTCGATGGCGGCTATACCGGTACTGGAGAACTAACTTTCCATTCTGACCACAAATGGACTCCCACCCCATCTAGTGGTTCGCTTCTTTATGCTTTGGAAATACCAACTCATGGTGGAAATACTTATTGGTTAAATACAAATTTGGCCTATGAGGCATTAGATGAAACCACCAAAGAACGGATTGCAGATTTACAGCTAATTACCTACAACCCATTCTTACAAGACCGGAATGCACCGCGTCCTTTATATCGTTTAGATAAGAATATTCCTTTAATAAGCCCTGTTTTTCCCCATCCTTTAGTTAGGACACATCCAGAGAGTGGTAAAAAGCATCTTTACTTAGATGCAGCGACAGAAGTTGAAATTGTCGGGTTAGAACCAGAAGAAGGTTATAAATTGATTGAACAGTTGCGTCAGCATCTAAATCAACCCAAATTCTACTACCAACACAAATGGTCTGTAGGTGATATTGTCTACTGGGATAATCAAGCTACCTTGCATTACCGTCAAGCATTTGATCCAAATGAGCGACGGGTTTTGAAACGAGTTAGTCTTGCAGGTAGCCGTCCTTTTTAG
- a CDS encoding aliphatic sulfonate ABC transporter substrate-binding protein, which yields MPALKGKFEFRKSPRTTRRSLLFALGYCLMLSTTLSSCSEAKNNAQQSAASPESVAVSSTTEKQVVRIVRSKQLSALAVLEKQGSLEKRLEPLGFKVQWAEFAAGPQQLEALNANGLDIASTAESPPVFSQAAGAPLVYLATTRPSGKAISLLVPVNSAIKSVTDLKGKKVAFQKASIGHYLLVKALEDAGLKLSDVQSVFLAPADANAAFSQNKVDAWYIWEPFGTRNVQNKIARVLADGDKLRDTGNFYSTSRQFYQAHPDVIKMFLEELEKSEIWTKDHPKEVAQLLAPVTQLDPPTLEIMHNKYDYGLLPITEKTITKQQEVADKWYSLGLIPKKVNVRDGFLTPEEYAKITPSDVLANK from the coding sequence ATGCCAGCTTTAAAAGGAAAGTTTGAATTTAGAAAAAGCCCAAGAACAACACGTCGTTCTTTGCTATTTGCTTTGGGCTACTGCTTAATGCTATCGACAACCCTATCAAGTTGTAGTGAAGCCAAAAATAACGCTCAACAGTCAGCAGCTTCTCCTGAGTCAGTGGCCGTATCTAGCACTACAGAAAAGCAAGTAGTACGGATTGTACGTTCCAAACAACTTTCCGCTTTAGCAGTTTTAGAAAAGCAAGGTTCCTTAGAAAAGCGATTAGAGCCTCTGGGTTTTAAAGTACAGTGGGCTGAGTTTGCGGCTGGGCCACAACAGCTAGAAGCCTTGAATGCAAATGGATTGGATATTGCATCTACAGCCGAATCACCTCCTGTATTTTCACAAGCAGCAGGAGCGCCCCTTGTTTATCTAGCTACTACACGTCCTAGTGGTAAAGCTATTTCACTTTTAGTTCCTGTAAATTCTGCAATTAAAAGTGTTACTGATTTGAAGGGTAAAAAAGTAGCTTTTCAGAAAGCTTCTATCGGCCACTATCTATTAGTTAAAGCATTAGAAGATGCGGGGTTGAAACTGAGCGATGTTCAATCAGTTTTTTTAGCACCGGCAGATGCAAATGCGGCATTCAGTCAAAATAAGGTGGATGCTTGGTATATTTGGGAGCCATTCGGTACCAGAAATGTACAAAATAAAATAGCTCGTGTTTTAGCAGATGGTGATAAATTGCGGGATACTGGCAACTTTTACTCAACTTCGCGCCAATTTTATCAGGCTCATCCTGATGTAATCAAAATGTTTTTAGAGGAGTTAGAAAAGTCAGAAATCTGGACTAAGGATCATCCCAAGGAAGTAGCACAACTACTTGCTCCTGTAACTCAGCTAGATCCACCGACTCTAGAAATAATGCACAATAAATATGATTATGGGCTGCTACCAATTACTGAGAAAACTATTACCAAGCAACAAGAAGTTGCAGATAAGTGGTACAGCCTCGGACTTATCCCGAAAAAGGTGAATGTTAGAGATGGCTTTTTAACCCCTGAAGAATACGCCAAAATTACTCCTTCAGATGTATTAGCTAATAAGTAG
- a CDS encoding class I SAM-dependent methyltransferase: MTQLKTLPTYDPSLFEGAAEGYAQYRTKYPPIVFDKLAEIFNLNGQGRLLDLGTGPGLISIPLRTQFEEVVAIDPDPEMIAEAKRQAAAVGANNITWLEQGAELIDSSLGKFKLTTIGRAFHWMERELVLERIYELLTDDGGLALLQTGDNPWESNLPWKQAAVGVVKKWLGEERRTGQRGQGTRKPVDPPHEVVIGNSAFARQENYEVPFEKSWTIDSYLGYLYTTAFSLKIFYGDNAPAFEKDLREALLAVEPSGHFTEELKATILVAWKH, translated from the coding sequence ATGACTCAACTAAAAACACTTCCAACCTACGACCCAAGTTTATTTGAGGGAGCAGCTGAGGGCTACGCTCAATATAGAACCAAATACCCACCGATTGTATTTGATAAACTAGCCGAAATATTTAATCTCAATGGTCAAGGACGACTCCTTGATTTGGGTACTGGCCCAGGATTAATTTCAATTCCCCTACGAACCCAATTTGAAGAAGTTGTTGCGATCGATCCCGATCCAGAAATGATTGCAGAAGCTAAACGCCAAGCAGCAGCAGTCGGAGCAAATAATATTACTTGGTTAGAACAAGGAGCAGAGTTAATCGACTCTAGTTTAGGGAAATTTAAGTTAACCACTATTGGTAGAGCCTTCCATTGGATGGAACGCGAATTAGTGCTTGAACGCATTTATGAATTGCTAACTGATGATGGTGGATTAGCACTGCTTCAGACTGGTGATAATCCTTGGGAAAGCAATCTACCTTGGAAACAAGCTGCTGTTGGAGTAGTAAAAAAATGGTTAGGTGAAGAACGACGGACTGGACAACGAGGACAAGGGACTCGTAAGCCAGTCGATCCTCCCCATGAAGTCGTAATTGGCAATTCAGCTTTTGCTCGTCAAGAAAACTATGAAGTGCCATTTGAAAAATCTTGGACTATCGATAGCTATCTCGGCTATTTATACACTACAGCCTTCTCTCTCAAAATTTTCTATGGTGATAACGCTCCAGCATTTGAAAAGGATCTCAGAGAAGCGCTGCTAGCAGTTGAGCCATCTGGACATTTTACAGAAGAACTCAAGGCTACAATCCTAGTCGCTTGGAAGCACTAG
- a CDS encoding amidohydrolase family protein: MTIALDRPQKTRSAQIREKLGYPIIDTDVHTQEFEPAVLDYLEQVGGTELVERFKENLPGSSRFKWYKQSWEERFAYRTNRPNWWGRPTKNTLNLATISLPKLLHERLEEAGTDFAVVYPNLATMAPNIGNEEMRRAVCRAVNTYHADIFRPYSDRLTPIAAIPLHTPEEGIEELEYAVNVLGLKAIQIPGYVRRPIPAFEKYGKEVANEVVWIDNFGLDSEYDYDPFWAKCVELKVVPTTHASSQGWTTQRSVTNAQYNHINHFAFAAEALCKSLFFGGVTRRFPQLKFAFLEGGSAWGASLYADIIWHWETRNKQHLLSNNNPAIIDKEALVELYTRYGGELVDGRLDKIGDGLGFHHQLLAPENPGELDEFELAGIEKPEDVRDRFLNHFYFGTESDDTRVSQAFNRAANPFGDRVKAFLGSDSGHWDVPDITAVTANAYSMAEREIITEEDLRYFLSIHPLELYTSLNQDFFKGTGVEKAANEYLAAKK; encoded by the coding sequence ATGACGATCGCTTTAGACCGCCCACAAAAAACCAGGTCTGCTCAAATTCGGGAAAAACTTGGTTATCCGATCATTGACACCGATGTACATACCCAAGAATTTGAACCAGCAGTCTTGGATTATTTAGAACAAGTTGGTGGAACTGAACTTGTAGAACGTTTCAAAGAAAATTTACCAGGATCTTCGCGCTTTAAGTGGTACAAACAAAGTTGGGAAGAACGTTTTGCTTATCGCACCAATCGCCCTAACTGGTGGGGTCGTCCCACAAAAAATACTTTGAATTTGGCTACCATTAGCTTACCCAAGTTGCTGCATGAGCGCTTGGAAGAAGCAGGTACAGACTTCGCCGTTGTGTATCCCAACTTGGCAACAATGGCCCCGAATATCGGCAACGAAGAAATGCGGCGGGCTGTTTGTAGGGCAGTTAACACCTACCATGCTGATATTTTCCGTCCTTATTCTGACCGATTAACACCCATCGCGGCAATTCCCCTGCACACTCCCGAAGAAGGGATTGAAGAGTTGGAATATGCGGTAAATGTTCTCGGACTCAAAGCAATTCAAATCCCCGGTTACGTTCGTCGGCCAATTCCTGCCTTTGAAAAATACGGCAAAGAAGTCGCTAACGAAGTGGTTTGGATTGATAACTTTGGCTTAGATAGCGAATATGATTACGATCCATTCTGGGCTAAGTGCGTAGAACTAAAAGTTGTACCCACAACTCATGCTTCTAGCCAAGGTTGGACAACTCAGCGTTCTGTCACCAACGCCCAATATAATCACATTAATCACTTCGCCTTTGCAGCCGAAGCATTATGCAAATCGCTGTTCTTTGGTGGAGTTACTCGCCGCTTCCCGCAATTAAAGTTTGCCTTCTTAGAAGGTGGTTCAGCTTGGGGTGCTAGTCTATACGCCGATATTATTTGGCACTGGGAAACCCGCAACAAACAACATTTGTTGTCAAATAACAATCCTGCTATTATCGACAAGGAAGCATTAGTAGAGTTGTATACTCGCTACGGTGGCGAACTGGTAGATGGACGCTTAGATAAAATTGGTGACGGTTTAGGATTCCACCATCAATTATTGGCTCCAGAAAATCCGGGTGAACTTGATGAATTTGAACTAGCGGGAATTGAGAAACCAGAAGATGTGCGCGATCGCTTCTTGAATCATTTCTACTTCGGTACAGAATCAGACGATACCCGTGTAAGCCAAGCATTTAATCGTGCAGCTAATCCTTTTGGCGATCGCGTTAAAGCCTTCTTAGGTTCCGATTCCGGTCACTGGGATGTTCCAGATATCACCGCCGTTACTGCCAACGCCTACTCAATGGCAGAACGCGAAATCATTACCGAAGAAGACCTCCGCTACTTCCTCTCAATCCATCCCTTGGAGTTGTACACCAGTCTCAATCAAGACTTCTTCAAGGGTACAGGTGTTGAGAAAGCCGCAAACGAATATCTGGCTGCTAAGAAATAA